Proteins encoded in a region of the Haloarcula sp. CBA1129 genome:
- a CDS encoding ribbon-helix-helix domain-containing protein, which yields MPKVEINIPEHLEMQIAQLVEKGEFLNREEAIEDLLSTGLKAYKTSGPQDEDEEPGFEEDGMMGHDDEYVF from the coding sequence ATGCCTAAGGTAGAGATCAATATCCCGGAACATCTGGAGATGCAGATCGCGCAGCTCGTCGAGAAAGGCGAGTTCCTCAACCGCGAGGAAGCCATCGAGGACCTCCTATCGACCGGGCTCAAGGCGTACAAAACCTCCGGACCACAGGACGAAGACGAGGAGCCAGGGTTCGAAGAAGACGGCATGATGGGCCACGACGACGAGTACGTCTTCTGA
- a CDS encoding UPF0058 family protein: MHKDELLELHEQMVTIMEYFRDDMDSVDPDLFDAYQELDVRPSDVHKSKSEHKHAVFVLGNSLATAMSEDEFSDAGRVSKRMKELAEDAERKL, from the coding sequence ATGCACAAAGACGAGCTTCTCGAACTACACGAGCAGATGGTGACGATTATGGAGTACTTCCGCGACGACATGGACTCGGTCGACCCCGACCTCTTCGACGCCTATCAGGAACTCGACGTGCGGCCCTCCGACGTGCACAAGTCGAAAAGCGAGCACAAACACGCCGTGTTCGTGCTCGGGAACTCGCTGGCGACGGCGATGAGCGAAGACGAGTTCTCGGATGCGGGCCGAGTCAGCAAGCGGATGAAGGAACTGGCCGAGGACGCCGAGCGGAAACTGTAA
- a CDS encoding Lrp/AsnC family transcriptional regulator, with the protein MTDDPPDWEFSERDMYILRELSADPQRSSRELADLLESEYSIDVSHVTVSESIREMRDAGVFRETIVPNEELFNFALFEFKFNPEHFADSWHDAMVSIRDDRHTLFYFLSDGEYQWKSVMMFPSRTAESRWIHDFYKDHGDVIQNVRNSVVHNVLKFKTDPELFTELDGERS; encoded by the coding sequence ATGACCGACGATCCCCCGGACTGGGAGTTCAGCGAGCGGGATATGTACATTTTGCGCGAGCTCTCGGCGGACCCACAGCGGTCGTCTCGCGAGCTTGCGGACTTGCTGGAGTCCGAGTACAGCATCGACGTGTCCCATGTAACGGTCAGCGAATCGATTCGGGAGATGCGCGACGCGGGCGTTTTCCGGGAGACTATCGTCCCTAACGAGGAACTGTTCAATTTCGCGCTGTTCGAGTTCAAATTCAACCCCGAGCATTTCGCCGACTCGTGGCACGACGCGATGGTGTCTATCCGCGACGACCGACACACGCTGTTTTACTTCCTCTCCGACGGCGAATACCAGTGGAAGTCAGTGATGATGTTCCCGAGTCGGACAGCCGAATCCCGCTGGATACACGACTTCTACAAGGACCACGGCGATGTAATTCAGAACGTCCGGAACTCAGTCGTCCACAACGTCCTGAAGTTCAAGACCGACCCGGAGCTGTTCACCGAACTCGACGGAGAGAGGTCGTAG